The following are from one region of the Bacillota bacterium genome:
- a CDS encoding ATP-binding cassette domain-containing protein, whose translation MSDIITTTGLCKQYGKVLRVKDLDLKVPEGVVYGFLGPNGAGKSTTMKMLLWLAKPTAGTITVLSKEVNSRNRLSILKDVGSLIESPSFYGHLTGMENLRIISTLKGVPYKDIGRVLQIVRLENQKEKKVGQYSMGMKQRLGLACALLGNPKLLILDEPTNGLDPAGIQEMRELICALPQQYGMTVIVSSHLLSEIDQIATHVGIISNGELVFQDSLSSLHEKSRHSIAVRTLNNEAAIKILDGQGVSCQIQEDYILLPQLADNELAGHIYRLYEKSIGIVRIEERRKSLEDIFLELTGTAVSL comes from the coding sequence ATGTCTGATATTATTACAACAACCGGACTTTGCAAACAGTATGGTAAGGTTCTGCGTGTTAAAGATTTGGATCTTAAGGTGCCGGAGGGCGTCGTCTACGGTTTTCTCGGGCCAAACGGCGCGGGCAAGTCCACCACAATGAAAATGTTACTGTGGCTAGCAAAGCCGACAGCTGGAACCATTACCGTGCTCAGCAAAGAGGTTAACAGCAGAAACCGGCTTTCTATCCTTAAAGACGTCGGATCACTCATAGAATCGCCAAGCTTCTACGGGCACCTGACCGGTATGGAAAATCTGCGGATCATCAGTACGCTCAAGGGCGTGCCGTACAAGGACATCGGCAGGGTACTGCAAATCGTGCGTCTCGAAAATCAGAAGGAGAAAAAGGTTGGGCAGTATTCAATGGGAATGAAGCAGCGCCTTGGCCTCGCCTGCGCGCTGCTGGGAAATCCGAAGCTTTTGATTCTCGACGAGCCTACAAATGGCCTTGACCCGGCGGGTATCCAAGAAATGCGCGAGCTGATCTGCGCCCTGCCGCAACAGTACGGCATGACGGTGATAGTGTCAAGTCATCTGTTAAGCGAAATTGACCAGATAGCCACTCATGTCGGAATCATCAGCAACGGAGAACTTGTTTTTCAGGACAGCCTGTCCTCGCTCCATGAAAAAAGCCGTCACAGCATCGCTGTCCGGACTCTGAATAATGAGGCGGCGATCAAAATTCTGGACGGACAGGGCGTTTCCTGTCAGATACAGGAGGATTACATTTTGCTGCCGCAGCTTGCCGACAATGAACTGGCTGGTCATATATACCGGCTTTATGAAAAAAGTATCGGTATCGTGCGAATTGAGGAGCGTCGTAAAAGCCTTGAGGATATTTTCCTCGAGCTGACCGGAACGGCGGTGAGCTTGTAA